CATGCGGGTGGTGGCCCGCCCGAGCTCCAGCAGGGCAGCGAACTTCTCGGCCACCACGGTCTCCAGGGGGTAAATCCGGATCTGGGCCGGCTGGGGAATCAGGAGTTGGGGAAAGTCCACCATGATGGGACCCGGGGTGATGGTGTTCCCGAAGGACACGTCGAGTTGCAAGGTGATTCTGGCCCGTCCGCACACGGCGTCCACCAGGACGCGCACTCCAGGATAGTCGGCCTCTTCGTGCAGGGTGGAGAGGCGCATGTTTTCAGTGTCAAAGGTCACCTGGTCCGGGAGGGATTCCTTGAGGGCAATCTCCAGGGCTTGCTTTACCCCTTCCGGGGTGTTGGGCAGGTGCCGTGCGGCCAGGTCAATGTCCTGGGTGGGACGGGCGGCCTGCACGTACCGGGCGAACAGACTCAGCCCTCCTTTGAGCACGAAATCGTCCTGGTGTGGACTCAGGGCAATGCGGGCCAGCAGGCCTTGCTGTGCGTAGAGCAGCAGCATGGTTTCCCGGGAGAGGCCGAGTTTGAGGGCCAGGTTGCGGAGTTTGGCCAGCAGGGAGACGGAGGGGTCAGGTGTCGATGTCATGCAGGAGGACCTCCAGGTCATTGAGGATTTTGTGGTCGATGTGCTGCTCCCGGGCGACCTTGATCAGCTGATGGGGACTTTTGTGTCCCCGCAGGTACTTTCTGAGTCCTTCGAGGTACAGGTCCCGCCCGAGTTTTTTTTGGTACCGGTGCAGGTCGCAGAGGGTTTTTTCTTCTGTGTACAGTTTCAGGGTGCGGGTGGTGCCACTGAGGGTCAGTTCAGTCTGGTGGGGCTGGTAGTGCCTGTCCTGGAAGTGGTAGACCTCCACCGGGGGGTGGTCGACGCCGGGGAAAGTGCGGTGGTGGGGGATGGCGAACTGTACCCTCAGAGGCTGGGTGGTGGTCAGGCCATGCAGGTACAGGGCAGTGACCAGGCAGAAGCGGATGTGGGGGAAGCGCAGTTGCAACTCCAGCAGCTCTTCGTGATCCAGCAGGGGGCTGTCGGTGAGGCGGTACACCCCCCGCTGCACTCTCTGGACTTTGCCTTGCTGGACCCAGCGCTTGAGCTGGTTGAAGTAGGTGCCCTCTGTCAGGTCCTGCGGGGTGAGATAACCGCCCTTTTGCTGGAAGAGCTGGAGGAGCTGGAGATCATGGTCACTCATCTGTCAATTTCTCAAGGCATTCTACCACATTTTGCCTTGAGAAATTGACAGATCACCCTGTATTTTTCAGGCCACATGGTTGTGATGGATGTGTTGTCTCCCAAAGCCTTCTCTGACGATTGATTCTGCTGTACAGATTTGCAGGTGTTTTTGAAAAAACACCTGCAAATCTGTACCATGAAGACATGGACCTGCAGCAGTATGCCCAGGAAAACGACACTCCCATCTTCTCCAGGCAAGCCCTGACCAAACTTGGATACCACCACCGGCACATTCAAAAACTGCTGGAGGAGGGAGTATTGGAACGCCTGCGGCCGGGTTACTATCGGGTTCTCAATGTGGGCTTCTTGCTCAATGAGGATCTGCAGGAGGTGTGCATCCAGGTCAAACACGGAGTGGTGTGTATGGAATCTGCCCTGGCCTATTACGGACTCAGCACGGTCAGATCAAGTGAGGTGTGGATGGCCATCCCCAACCACAGCCGGGCACCCCGCATCGTGTACCCTCCTGTACGGTACTGTTATTTCGCTGAATCGACCCACCAGTATGGGATCATCAGGCCTGAGGGCTTCCCAGTGTACAGCAAGGAAAAAACCCTGGCTGACATCCTGCACCACCGCAACAAGATTGGCATGCAGACCGTCAAGGAGGCTTTCAGGGATTATTTGCGCCTGAAAGACTGC
The Deinococcus roseus genome window above contains:
- a CDS encoding nucleotidyl transferase AbiEii/AbiGii toxin family protein produces the protein MTSTPDPSVSLLAKLRNLALKLGLSRETMLLLYAQQGLLARIALSPHQDDFVLKGGLSLFARYVQAARPTQDIDLAARHLPNTPEGVKQALEIALKESLPDQVTFDTENMRLSTLHEEADYPGVRVLVDAVCGRARITLQLDVSFGNTITPGPIMVDFPQLLIPQPAQIRIYPLETVVAEKFAALLELGRATTRMKDLYDLHTILQRETFELAMLQQAIERAFLNRGTLREAHLEVFSTEFWGDPALQGRWQLFLRRTRLDAPQDLRTLMQTLAEFLQPTLGPSAEKTWVPEAGQWQHPVP
- a CDS encoding type IV toxin-antitoxin system AbiEi family antitoxin domain-containing protein, with product MSDHDLQLLQLFQQKGGYLTPQDLTEGTYFNQLKRWVQQGKVQRVQRGVYRLTDSPLLDHEELLELQLRFPHIRFCLVTALYLHGLTTTQPLRVQFAIPHHRTFPGVDHPPVEVYHFQDRHYQPHQTELTLSGTTRTLKLYTEEKTLCDLHRYQKKLGRDLYLEGLRKYLRGHKSPHQLIKVAREQHIDHKILNDLEVLLHDIDT
- a CDS encoding type IV toxin-antitoxin system AbiEi family antitoxin domain-containing protein yields the protein MDLQQYAQENDTPIFSRQALTKLGYHHRHIQKLLEEGVLERLRPGYYRVLNVGFLLNEDLQEVCIQVKHGVVCMESALAYYGLSTVRSSEVWMAIPNHSRAPRIVYPPVRYCYFAESTHQYGIIRPEGFPVYSKEKTLADILHHRNKIGMQTVKEAFRDYLRLKDCNLNELLRASEVCHVGERMFDLLQMLT